The Patescibacteria group bacterium genome window below encodes:
- the atpG gene encoding ATP synthase F1 subunit gamma, with amino-acid sequence MAKTKDIQRRIKSVASTKKITRAMEMVAAAKMRKAVEAALATRTYANLSWETLLHVAETKNGQGVHPLLEKPKEMKRQAIVVITSNRGLCGGFNSALLTEVKQAARQDDSKTDLVLVGRKGEVLASEFEVSARFPKEEALIDSSSVTALAKFIMDGFIEKKYDQVLVAYTDFINAVKQSPRIRQLLPIETRPTDGAFGLFDRDDKVGLTPEMLESKEKKHLSGQGLSYEYTFEPSAHEVLKTVAPRLVEVQLLQAMLESSASEHSARMSAMHQATKAAGDLVGELTLFYNKARQASITGEIAEITAGVAALE; translated from the coding sequence ATGGCCAAAACCAAAGACATCCAAAGAAGAATAAAATCTGTTGCCAGTACTAAAAAGATTACCAGGGCGATGGAGATGGTGGCGGCTGCCAAGATGCGTAAAGCAGTGGAAGCGGCTTTGGCTACCAGAACTTATGCCAACTTAAGTTGGGAAACGCTTTTGCACGTAGCTGAAACCAAAAATGGACAAGGTGTTCATCCTCTTTTGGAAAAACCCAAGGAGATGAAGCGTCAGGCTATTGTGGTTATTACTTCCAATCGCGGTTTGTGTGGTGGTTTTAATTCTGCTTTATTAACTGAAGTAAAACAAGCAGCTCGCCAAGATGATTCAAAAACAGATTTGGTCTTAGTTGGGCGTAAGGGAGAAGTTCTAGCTTCCGAGTTTGAGGTATCTGCTCGTTTTCCTAAAGAAGAAGCTTTAATTGATTCTTCTTCAGTAACCGCTTTGGCTAAGTTTATTATGGACGGTTTTATTGAAAAGAAATATGATCAAGTTCTAGTAGCTTATACTGATTTTATCAACGCTGTTAAACAGTCTCCGAGGATTAGGCAACTTTTGCCGATTGAAACTCGTCCGACTGATGGGGCTTTTGGTCTTTTTGACCGCGATGATAAAGTTGGTTTAACTCCTGAGATGCTTGAGTCTAAGGAGAAAAAACATTTGTCTGGACAAGGTTTGTCTTATGAATACACTTTTGAGCCTTCGGCTCATGAAGTGTTAAAAACCGTGGCACCTCGTTTGGTGGAAGTCCAACTTTTGCAAGCCATGCTTGAGTCAAGCGCTTCGGAGCATAGTGCTCGTATGTCCGCTATGCATCAGGCCACTAAAGCGGCCGGTGATTTGGTTGGAGAATTGACTTTGTTCTACAACAAAGCCAGGCAAGCTTCCATTACCGGTGAGATTGCCGAAATTACGGCCGGGGTGGCGGCGCTTGAATAA
- the atpD gene encoding F0F1 ATP synthase subunit beta: MLKNNQGEIKQIIGVVADVHFPGHLPDINNALTVTNGQTSLTLEVAQHLGGNMVRTVAMSTTDGLKRGDIVTDSGAPITVPVGQETLGRIFDVLGETIDGGAKVEAKHTYPIHRSAPEFTEQSIKTEILETGIKVIDLICPILKGGKVGLFGGAGVGKTVIIQELINNIAKAHGGVSVFAGVGERTREGNDLYHEMKEAKVIDKLAMVFGQMNEPPGARARVALTGLCMAEYFRDEQGQDVLFFIDNIFRFTQAGAEVSALLGRLPSAVGYQPTLATEMGQLQERITSTNKGSITSIQAVYVPADDVTDPAPATTFGHLDSTVVLSRGLSELGIYPAVDPLDSSSTILSPDVVGQEHYETARGVQKILQRYKDLQDIIAILGMEELSAEDKITVSRARKIQRFLSQPFFVAETFTGRSGKYVSLSDTIKGFKEILEGKYDSKSEDEFYMKGTIEEVA; this comes from the coding sequence ATGTTAAAAAATAACCAGGGTGAGATTAAGCAAATTATCGGAGTGGTGGCGGATGTTCATTTCCCAGGACATTTACCGGATATTAATAACGCCTTAACCGTAACTAACGGGCAAACTTCTTTAACTTTGGAAGTTGCACAACACTTGGGTGGTAATATGGTACGAACAGTGGCTATGAGCACCACCGACGGTTTAAAGCGCGGAGATATTGTTACAGATAGCGGAGCTCCCATTACCGTACCAGTTGGACAAGAGACGTTGGGCCGTATTTTTGATGTTTTAGGAGAAACTATAGACGGTGGAGCTAAAGTTGAAGCTAAGCATACTTATCCTATTCACCGCAGTGCCCCGGAATTTACTGAACAATCTATTAAGACTGAGATTCTAGAAACCGGCATTAAAGTTATTGACCTAATCTGTCCTATTCTTAAGGGTGGTAAGGTTGGTTTATTTGGTGGAGCTGGTGTTGGTAAGACGGTAATTATCCAGGAGTTGATCAATAACATTGCTAAGGCTCATGGTGGAGTTTCAGTGTTTGCCGGTGTAGGAGAGCGTACTCGTGAAGGTAATGATCTTTATCATGAAATGAAAGAAGCTAAGGTTATAGACAAGCTGGCCATGGTTTTTGGACAGATGAATGAACCACCTGGAGCTCGTGCTCGCGTGGCTTTAACTGGACTTTGTATGGCCGAGTACTTTAGAGATGAACAAGGTCAAGATGTTTTATTCTTTATAGACAACATTTTCCGTTTCACTCAGGCCGGTGCTGAAGTTTCGGCTTTGCTTGGAAGATTGCCTTCAGCCGTGGGTTATCAGCCGACGTTGGCGACTGAAATGGGACAATTACAAGAACGTATTACTTCCACTAATAAAGGTTCCATTACTTCCATTCAAGCCGTTTATGTTCCGGCTGATGACGTAACCGATCCCGCACCGGCTACTACCTTCGGACATCTTGACTCTACCGTAGTTTTGTCCAGAGGATTATCCGAGTTGGGTATATATCCCGCGGTTGACCCACTAGACTCTTCTTCTACTATTTTATCTCCGGATGTTGTTGGACAAGAGCATTATGAAACAGCTCGTGGGGTACAAAAGATTTTGCAGCGTTATAAGGACCTTCAAGACATTATCGCTATTCTTGGTATGGAAGAATTGTCAGCTGAGGATAAGATTACCGTTAGTCGCGCTCGTAAGATCCAAAGATTTTTGTCCCAACCTTTCTTTGTGGCTGAGACCTTTACCGGACGTAGTGGTAAATATGTATCTTTAAGTGATACTATTAAAGGCTTTAAAGAAATTCTTGAAGGTAAATATGACAGTAAGAGCGAAGATGAGTTTTATATGAAAGGCACCATTGAAGAAGTGGCTTAA
- the atpA gene encoding F0F1 ATP synthase subunit alpha — MSQTKDFLVEQIKERIASFEEGATRSSVGRVIRLGDGIAAITGLSEARMSEMLEIKTSNGSVTAVALNLGEDEVGAIILGDSRFVKEGDEVKPMGRILEVPVGEGVVGRVVNPLGEALDGKGAVAASAHYPVEKIAPGVITRQSVNEPLQTGIKSIDAMVPIGRGQRELIIGDRQVGKTAIAIDAIINQKGKNINCIYVAIGQKESKVASILSKLEEAGAMEYTTIVLAGASDPSPLLYIAPYAGCAMAEYFLDQGKDSLIVYDDLSKHAVAYREIALLLRRPPGREAYPGDVFYLHSRLLERACKLNREHGGGSITALPIIETQAGDSSAYIPTNVISITDGQIYLEPDLFYQGIRPAINAGLSVSRVGSAAQIKAMKKVAGQLRLEAAQYRELAAFSQFGSDLDDETRRKLERGKRLFEVFKQPQYSPVPVAEQTVIFWAATAGELDNVPVEKIVEFEHGLRHYLNLSHGELLAEIEKSGVLSDETVEALKQAVLDYKTTVDYLIV, encoded by the coding sequence ATGTCACAAACCAAAGATTTTTTAGTAGAGCAGATTAAAGAGCGTATTGCTTCTTTTGAGGAAGGAGCTACTCGCAGTTCGGTTGGACGAGTTATTCGTCTGGGCGATGGTATTGCCGCCATTACCGGCTTAAGTGAAGCCAGAATGTCGGAAATGCTTGAAATTAAAACTTCAAACGGTTCGGTTACTGCCGTAGCGCTTAACTTGGGCGAAGACGAAGTTGGAGCTATTATTTTAGGCGATAGTCGTTTTGTTAAGGAGGGTGATGAAGTTAAGCCTATGGGCCGTATTCTTGAAGTACCAGTGGGAGAGGGAGTGGTTGGTAGAGTAGTTAACCCTTTGGGTGAGGCTTTGGACGGAAAAGGTGCGGTAGCGGCCTCTGCGCACTATCCGGTGGAAAAAATAGCCCCTGGGGTTATTACCAGACAATCTGTTAATGAACCTCTGCAAACTGGTATTAAATCCATTGACGCTATGGTACCGATTGGACGGGGACAACGTGAGCTTATTATTGGAGATCGTCAGGTAGGAAAAACTGCCATTGCCATTGATGCTATTATTAACCAAAAAGGTAAGAATATTAATTGTATTTATGTAGCCATTGGACAAAAAGAATCTAAGGTAGCTAGTATTTTATCTAAATTAGAAGAAGCCGGAGCCATGGAATACACCACTATAGTTTTAGCCGGAGCTTCTGATCCTTCTCCTCTTTTGTATATCGCTCCTTATGCCGGTTGCGCTATGGCTGAATACTTTTTAGACCAAGGCAAAGACAGCCTGATCGTTTATGATGATTTATCTAAGCACGCGGTTGCTTACCGAGAAATCGCCTTGCTTTTGCGTCGTCCTCCTGGACGTGAAGCTTATCCTGGTGATGTTTTCTATCTTCACTCTCGTCTTTTAGAAAGAGCTTGTAAGCTTAATCGCGAACACGGTGGTGGCTCCATTACCGCTTTGCCGATTATTGAAACCCAAGCCGGAGACAGTAGCGCCTATATTCCAACTAACGTCATTTCCATTACCGATGGACAGATTTATCTTGAGCCGGATCTATTCTACCAAGGTATTCGCCCAGCCATTAACGCCGGTTTATCTGTTTCCCGTGTCGGTTCAGCCGCCCAAATTAAGGCTATGAAAAAAGTAGCCGGACAACTTCGTTTAGAAGCGGCTCAGTATCGTGAGTTAGCCGCCTTTTCCCAGTTTGGTTCAGATTTGGATGATGAAACAAGACGAAAACTAGAGAGAGGTAAGAGACTTTTTGAAGTCTTCAAACAACCTCAATATTCACCGGTGCCGGTAGCTGAACAGACGGTTATTTTCTGGGCCGCTACTGCCGGAGAATTGGATAATGTACCAGTGGAAAAAATTGTAGAGTTTGAACACGGTTTAAGACATTACCTTAATTTGTCTCATGGTGAGTTATTAGCTGAAATTGAAAAATCTGGAGTTTTAAGTGATGAAACAGTTGAAGCTTTAAAGCAAGCAGTGCTTGATTATAAAACTACGGTGGATTACCTTATTGTTTAA
- a CDS encoding F0F1 ATP synthase subunit delta, whose product MSYPSSVYAKALREILAERPNKDFPSIIDGWLRLIKKSGDYKRLEAIMNEVQKQNDLAAGLCRAKLSSAYKMDSEAMKIITETVLKQTKVKEVVWEQVLEPELLGGVIIRYEDKVIEADLRHKLLSLKKAILAPVERELKV is encoded by the coding sequence TTACGCTAAAGCCTTACGAGAAATTTTGGCCGAAAGACCAAATAAAGATTTCCCGTCCATTATAGACGGTTGGCTTAGGCTGATAAAGAAATCGGGAGATTATAAGAGGTTGGAGGCGATTATGAATGAAGTGCAAAAACAAAACGATTTGGCGGCTGGTTTATGTAGAGCCAAGTTATCTTCTGCCTATAAGATGGATAGTGAAGCTATGAAGATTATTACCGAAACGGTTTTAAAACAAACCAAAGTTAAAGAAGTTGTTTGGGAGCAAGTTTTAGAGCCAGAGCTTTTAGGAGGCGTAATTATCAGATATGAGGATAAGGTAATTGAGGCTGATTTACGCCATAAGCTGTTAAGCTTAAAGAAGGCTATCTTGGCTCCGGTAGAAAGAGAATTAAAAGTTTAA